The Glycine soja cultivar W05 chromosome 6, ASM419377v2, whole genome shotgun sequence genome has a window encoding:
- the LOC114416449 gene encoding uncharacterized protein LOC114416449 — protein sequence MMQLQQHHQEVEEAEEEASNSSSHHHNKASPSPSFSSYSSETLAEIAARVIEELRRDPSSLSVVDDDDALFPPWENQNDSFVPQNDKPAEQNDDDDDDFEFAFVSRDFASPVSADDIFHNGRIKAMYPIFGVVVPSNDAVSSVVPNNNNNNIANSTPRRRLPLRKLMFEEGETASCSSSTEESVDLEGVVAAEGAYCVWTPNSVGRERKKSNSTGSASKRWKLRVRDLLLRSHSDGKDNNNNNKQQQQQRELKEVVFQIPKNKVAAKPQNGTEHAEQNKRKSFLPYRPELVGLFANVNGLGRNLRPF from the coding sequence ATGATGCAGCTGCAGCAACACCATCAAGAGGTGGAAGAAGCAGAAGAAGAGGCTTCGAATTCTTCTTCTCATCATCACAACAAGGCATCGCCTTCTCCCAGTTTCAGCAGCTACTCATCGGAGACACTCGCCGAGATCGCCGCCAGGGTAATCGAGGAGCTCCGCCGCGACCCTAGTTCACTCTCCGTCGTCGACGACGACGACGCACTTTTCCCGCCATGGGAAAACCAAAACGACAGCTTCGTCCCCCAAAACGACAAGCCGGCAGAACAaaacgacgacgacgacgatgATTTCGAATTCGCGTTCGTTTCGCGAGACTTCGCTTCTCCAGTCTCCGCGGACGACATTTTTCACAACGGCCGGATCAAGGCGATGTACCCAATCTTCGGCGTTGTCGTTCCCTCAAACGACGCCGTTTCGAGCGTTGTTccgaataataataataataatattgcgaACAGTACTCCGCGGCGTCGTCTTCCTTTAAGGAAGCTAATGTTCGAGGAGGGAGAAACAGCGTCGTGCTCGTCGTCAACGGAAGAGAGCGTTGACCTAGAAGGGGTGGTGGCAGCGGAAGGGGCGTACTGCGTGTGGACACCGAATTCCGTTGGGAGGGAACGGAAGAAGAGCAACTCAACGGGGTCCGCGTCGAAGCGGTGGAAGCTTCGTGTTCGAGATTTGCTTTTGAGGAGTCACAGTGACGGAaaggataataataataataataaacaacaacaacaacagagaGAACTCAAAGAAGTGGTGTTTCAGATTCCGAAGAACAAAGTGGCGGCGAAGCCTCAGAACGGAACGGAACATGCGGAACAGAACAAGAGGAAGTCCTTCTTGCCTTACAGGCCAGAATTGGTTGGACTTTTTGCTAATGTCAATGGCCTTGGTCGGAATTTGCGTCCCTTTTGA
- the LOC114414197 gene encoding probable inactive poly [ADP-ribose] polymerase SRO5 produces the protein MNTHVLPACVVSFRVSSFKDKSDSPKFMRFPRFCLHVILPSSPSSIKIKKEKKISRHELIQRVRRIVGDKLLGAAIKSYRDNKKKPSFLKSRSKNGLATRIE, from the exons ATGAATACTCATGTTTTGCCTGCTTGTGTTGTAAGCTTCAGAGTTTCTTCCTTCAAag aTAAATCGGATTCACCAAAATTTATGCGCTTTCCAAGATTTTGCCTCCATGTGATATTGCCGTCATCTCCAAGTtctataaagataaaaaaa GAGAAGAAGATTTCACGACATGAATTGATACAAAGAGTGAGACGAATAGTTGGAGATAAGTTGTTGGGTGCAGCCATCAAATCTTATAGAGACAATAAG AAGAAACCAAGCTTTCTAAAATCAAGGTCAAAGAATGGCTTAGCGACGCGGATAGAATAA